In Pyrus communis chromosome 8, drPyrComm1.1, whole genome shotgun sequence, one genomic interval encodes:
- the LOC137742158 gene encoding outer envelope protein 39, chloroplastic, whose translation MGAQKSIHAGKAKIDVNVDFTHKLCASLMLPPLSNGSGSPLSLIIGSLCIKHPNLFGGSEKLDVSWDKGLYDSNVLLAYRRPRPEWLAQQSFVIQHSISPEIGVHGIPMDNFSRSGSGGVNLSRLSVGMDLNEPSSSKWSSTTSIKFEHVRPVNDNGRPISLDLDGFPVTCSGSPHDSMVVLKQESQYAKANDHSFFHFSLQIEQGIPVLSKWLIFNKFKFVASKGVKLGPAFLLTRMTGGSTVGDMAPYQAFAIGGLGSVRGYGEGAVGSGRSCLVANSELTLPFNKMMEGAVFLDCGTDLGSSHHVPGNPALRLGKPGSGVGLGYGLRFKSQFGHFVVDYAINAFQQKTVYFGISNLAS comes from the exons ATGGGAGCACAGAAGAGCATTCATGCTGGCAAAG CCAAGATTGACGTCAATGTTGATTTCACTCACAAGCTTTGTGCTTCGTTGATGCTTCCTCCTTTGAG TAATGGTAGTGGCAGTCCTCTGTCTCTGATAATTGGAAG TCTTTGCATCAAACATCCAAATTTATTTGGGGGAAGTGAGAAGCTTGATGTGTCATGGGATAAGGGGCTGTATGATTCTAATGTTTTGCTGGCTTATAGAAGACCGAGACCCGAATGGCTAGCTCAACAGTCCTTTGTAATACag CATTCTATTTCACCCGAGATAGGGGTTCACGGCATTCCCATGGACAATTTCTCACGTTCAGGTAGTGGAGGTGTGAATTTATCTCGATTATCAGTAGGCATGGATCTGAATGAACCTTCAAGTTCCAAATGGAGTAGCACAACTAGCATAAAGTTTGAG CATGTCCGGCCAGTGAATGATAATGGGCGCCCTATCAGCCTAGATCTTGATGGGTTTCCTGTCACCTGCAG TGGAAGTCCCCATGATAGTATGGTAGTTCTAAAGCAAGAATCTCAGTACGCAAAGGCAAATGATCATAGTTTTTTTCAT TTCAGTCTGCAGATAGAACAAGGGATACCAGTTCTATCTAAATGGCTAATCTTCAACAAGTTTAAATTCGTTGCATCCAAGGGAGTCAAACTTGGGCCGGCATTTCTGTTGACAAG AATGACAGGTGGTTCCACTGTAGGGGACATGGCACCTTACCAAGCATTTGCAATTGGAGGTCTTGGCAGTGTTCGAGGGTATGGTGAAGGAGCAGTGGGATCTGGGAGATCGTGCCTGGTTGCAAATAGCGAGTTGACATTACCTTTT AACAAGATGATGGAAGGTGCTGTTTTCTTGGACTGTGGAACTGATTTGGGGTCTTCTCATCATGTACCTG GAAACCCAGCTCTGAGGCTTGGCAAACCAGGATCCGGAGTTGGGCTCGGATATGGCCTTCGTTTCAAATCACAGTTTGGCCATTTTGTAGTTGATTACGCTATCAATGCCTTTCAACAGAAAACAGTCTATTTTGGCATCAGCAACCTCGCTTCATGA
- the LOC137742159 gene encoding uncharacterized protein, whose protein sequence is MQSPAATMAAAMLLLLLPMASIVVTVGAANTNSVYSPCLDTKIQRSDGFTFGIAFSSKNSFFLNGNQSHQLSPCDRRLSLSSAKSQLALFRPKVDEISLLTINTSSFQPDSYGGYMVAFAGRKYAARSLPAFVANSTYIVTSFTLVLEFQKGRLQNLYWKRDGCAKCTGNSNFVCLNKQDCAIKMSSCKNGGGSVDCSLGIQLAFSGTDKHLSVLNSWYEVENLRQYSLYGLYSNLRDSLTSQYNKFF, encoded by the exons ATGCAATCACCGGCGGCAACAATGGCGGCGGCgatgctcctcctcctcctgccgATGGCGTCGATTGTGGTGACTGTGGGAGCAGCCAACACAAACAGCGTGTACAGTCcatgcttagacaccaagattCAGAGGTCCGACGGCTTCACATTCGGGATCGCATTCTCGTCCAAGAACTCCTTCTTCCTAAACGGGAACCAGTCGCATCAGCTCTCCCCCTGCGACCGCCGCCTCTCGCTGTCCTCCGCCAAGTCCCAGCTCGCGCTCTTTAGACCCAAAGTCGATGAGATCTCCCTCCTCACTATCAACACCTCTTCTTTCCAACCG gattcatatGGTGGATACATGGTGGCGTTCGCTGGAAGAAAATATGCTGCAAGATCTCTCCCTGCCTTTGTTGCAAACAGCACATACATAGTGACAAGTTTTACCTTG GTACTCGAGTTTCAAAAGGGTAGGCTGCAAAACTTGTATTGGAAGAGAGATGGGTGTGCCAAATGCACAGGAAACTCCAATTTTGTTTGTCTTAACAAACAAGACTGCGCCATTAAAATGTCAAGCTGTAAAAACGGAGGGGGTTCTGTAGATTGCAGTCTCGGGATACAACTGGCTTTCTCCGGTACAGATAAACATCTCTCGGTTCTCAATTCATGGTATGAGGTGGAGAACCTTCGGCAGTATTCTCTCTATGGCTTGTATTCCAATCTCAGAGATTCTCTCACTAGCCAGTATAACAAGTTCTTCTAA